From a region of the Paenibacillus sp. FSL R10-2734 genome:
- a CDS encoding DNA-binding protein — translation MSMFNGTESDLPSGLSNPALRALQGAGYVQLQQFTKLTESELLKLHGLGPKTIVQLRSALAEKGLTFAGKS, via the coding sequence ATGTCTATGTTTAACGGAACAGAATCTGATCTACCAAGTGGTCTATCTAACCCGGCACTTCGAGCGCTTCAGGGTGCTGGTTATGTACAGCTTCAACAATTTACTAAGCTTACTGAGTCAGAGCTTCTGAAGCTACATGGACTGGGTCCAAAGACGATCGTTCAATTACGAAGCGCACTCGCGGAGAAGGGTCTAACCTTCGCGGGTAAATCTTGA
- a CDS encoding ketoacyl-ACP synthase III, which translates to MTGIRIQDIDIYHPSNKVGNDFFIKHFDEKGIDIRGLLTVLGRDTRYSIKNEEENSLTMAFEAASNVLEKNGLTGADIDLIAYASQTPEYIFPTNSLMIHRLINGASHTICIDSNANCAGMTASVEQVSRQMQANPRIKRALVIGSDHVAPHADKNDPVYYANFGDAAAAVLLERDENAVGFIDSIYQTDTCVYGNSMFPAEGLANLGRKGVAAGEFNVKFIPFDDSICVDAASEAIRTLLSDNNIAPEAIKAACFSQLSLPNIVGVCEKVGIDRDVAVYIGDEFGYTSTSSPFIALHKAITTGKIERGDKVLFWTVGAGWQNVAFVIEY; encoded by the coding sequence ATGACCGGAATTCGTATTCAAGACATTGATATCTATCATCCTAGCAATAAAGTTGGTAATGACTTTTTCATTAAGCATTTTGACGAAAAGGGTATCGATATCCGAGGTCTGCTGACCGTATTAGGCCGTGATACACGCTACAGTATTAAGAACGAGGAAGAAAATTCCCTTACGATGGCTTTCGAGGCTGCCAGTAATGTGTTGGAGAAAAACGGTCTCACTGGAGCCGATATCGATCTTATTGCCTATGCGAGTCAAACTCCTGAATATATCTTTCCTACTAACTCTTTAATGATTCACCGTTTAATCAACGGCGCATCCCATACGATCTGCATTGACAGCAATGCTAACTGTGCGGGTATGACTGCTTCGGTTGAACAGGTAAGCCGTCAAATGCAAGCGAATCCTAGAATTAAACGTGCTTTGGTCATCGGGTCCGATCATGTGGCACCACATGCTGACAAGAATGATCCGGTCTACTACGCTAACTTCGGTGATGCAGCTGCGGCTGTCCTTCTTGAGCGTGATGAAAATGCAGTAGGCTTCATTGATTCTATCTATCAAACAGACACATGTGTTTACGGCAACTCCATGTTCCCGGCTGAAGGCTTGGCCAATCTGGGTAGAAAAGGCGTCGCGGCTGGAGAATTCAATGTGAAGTTCATTCCATTTGATGATTCCATTTGTGTAGATGCTGCTTCTGAAGCGATCCGCACCCTTCTATCTGATAACAACATAGCGCCTGAAGCTATTAAAGCAGCCTGTTTCTCACAGCTTTCACTGCCTAATATCGTTGGTGTTTGTGAGAAAGTTGGTATTGATCGTGATGTGGCAGTGTACATAGGGGATGAATTCGGATATACCTCAACTAGCAGCCCATTTATTGCTCTACACAAAGCTATAACTACTGGAAAAATCGAACGCGGTGATAAAGTTCTGTTCTGGACAGTGGGCGCCGGATGGCAAAATGTAGCATTTGTTATTGAATATTAA
- a CDS encoding carboxymuconolactone decarboxylase family protein: protein MKDNVNSGLNHFTNLSGDYGAKALAPIKEHFPDLAEFIMGNAYGDIFQRNTIEADWKEIAVISALIAMGQFDQLGVHYVMALSVGVTVEQLKGILLHLVPAIGAPRIITAFNILLETIDEIK, encoded by the coding sequence ATGAAAGACAATGTTAACAGTGGTCTGAACCACTTCACGAATCTCTCAGGAGACTATGGCGCTAAAGCATTGGCCCCGATTAAAGAACATTTTCCAGACTTGGCTGAATTTATTATGGGTAATGCCTACGGCGATATTTTTCAACGTAATACCATTGAAGCTGATTGGAAGGAAATTGCGGTTATCTCTGCTCTGATTGCGATGGGCCAGTTCGATCAGTTGGGAGTTCATTATGTTATGGCTCTTAGTGTGGGTGTTACTGTAGAACAACTCAAAGGGATTCTATTACACTTAGTACCCGCTATAGGGGCACCTAGAATCATCACGGCTTTTAATATCCTTCTCGAAACGATTGATGAAATAAAATAA
- a CDS encoding thiamine pyrophosphate-binding protein gives MYFLKTVADYMSEALRKLGVTHSFGIIGKSICPIVLKMVDYGIEFIPGRHETSSGFEAAGYALKTGNIGVAFGTSGPGGTNLLTAAAHAKANNLPVLFITGHQSIKELGIPQCQDSSSYLADLADMFRPATLFSKLIERGDHFSTIFNHAISIALSGNRGPVHLCIPFDVQTELLEECNIVIPERESLVSFANIDRFLEAINNSKNPLIIAGKGVNRSGAHSELIQLAETFNIPVVTSPGGKGAIAWDHPLYHGPIGVGGCTHGDDLLNQSDLFIVLGSRLSDMTICNLKRENHPKTLIQFDSDPTFVGKILFSNTIPVTGDLRDNLVCYLNHIDTNNITKREVATNVDYSEELPILPGLSLASVLSTMSDLIPYNSTVFVDDGSHGFHAAKWFKVKKPGSFVFDAYFACMGNSIGMAIGAKVAAPEETIFCIAGDGCFMMLGAEINTAVCKDIPVIFIVVNNKQLDMALKGMEKTTGRIDGTIYEVPMDTVKFAESLGATGYKCESAEEFETAIKDAVAINRVAVIELLTNRDEVPPTAHRTLNLN, from the coding sequence GTGTACTTTTTGAAGACAGTCGCAGATTACATGTCGGAAGCACTAAGGAAACTTGGTGTTACCCATTCCTTTGGTATTATTGGTAAATCTATTTGTCCAATCGTTCTTAAAATGGTAGATTACGGTATTGAATTTATTCCTGGGCGACACGAAACAAGCTCAGGATTCGAAGCAGCTGGGTATGCGCTAAAAACTGGAAATATAGGTGTAGCTTTTGGTACTTCCGGTCCTGGTGGAACAAACCTGCTTACAGCAGCGGCACATGCGAAGGCTAACAACTTACCTGTCCTATTTATTACCGGACACCAATCCATTAAAGAGCTTGGTATTCCACAATGTCAGGACTCTTCCTCTTATCTAGCTGATTTAGCAGATATGTTTAGACCTGCTACCTTGTTTAGCAAGCTTATTGAACGTGGAGATCACTTTAGCACGATTTTTAATCATGCGATATCCATTGCTCTGAGCGGCAATCGCGGTCCAGTTCATCTTTGTATCCCTTTTGATGTTCAAACAGAATTGCTGGAGGAGTGTAATATTGTGATCCCTGAGCGGGAATCACTGGTTAGCTTCGCGAATATCGACCGGTTCCTTGAAGCTATTAACAACTCAAAGAATCCATTAATTATCGCCGGTAAAGGAGTTAACCGCTCAGGAGCACATAGTGAGCTGATTCAATTAGCGGAAACATTTAATATTCCTGTAGTTACATCTCCAGGTGGTAAAGGGGCTATAGCTTGGGATCATCCACTCTATCACGGTCCAATTGGAGTAGGCGGTTGTACCCATGGGGATGACTTGCTGAATCAAAGTGATCTATTTATCGTTCTCGGCTCACGCCTAAGTGATATGACTATTTGTAATCTTAAACGGGAAAATCATCCGAAAACACTAATTCAATTTGATAGCGATCCGACCTTTGTCGGCAAAATATTGTTCTCTAACACGATCCCAGTCACTGGAGATCTACGTGATAATCTGGTTTGCTATCTCAATCATATCGACACGAACAACATCACAAAACGCGAAGTTGCCACAAATGTCGATTATTCCGAAGAGCTTCCGATTTTACCAGGCCTTTCACTTGCATCGGTCTTGAGTACGATGAGTGATTTGATTCCCTATAACAGTACCGTCTTTGTTGATGATGGAAGCCACGGTTTCCATGCCGCGAAATGGTTCAAGGTTAAGAAACCGGGCAGTTTTGTTTTCGATGCTTACTTTGCTTGTATGGGTAATTCCATCGGTATGGCTATCGGCGCAAAAGTTGCTGCTCCAGAAGAAACTATCTTCTGCATTGCAGGTGATGGTTGCTTTATGATGCTTGGCGCGGAGATTAATACTGCTGTCTGTAAAGATATTCCTGTCATATTCATTGTTGTAAATAATAAGCAGCTAGATATGGCTCTAAAAGGAATGGAAAAAACTACAGGCCGTATTGACGGAACTATCTACGAAGTCCCTATGGACACCGTGAAATTTGCAGAATCACTAGGAGCAACGGGCTACAAGTGTGAGTCAGCAGAAGAATTCGAAACTGCCATCAAGGATGCCGTAGCAATCAACCGTGTTGCCGTCATTGAACTGCTAACAAACCGTGATGAAGTCCCACCGACTGCTCACCGTACTTTGAATCTAAATTAG
- a CDS encoding HAMP domain-containing methyl-accepting chemotaxis protein: protein MNWMHKLPLKQRIVAGCYLVAALFAIPVLVTFLILGNIILGIVLVAVLAALTLPVARFIERTLTSSFDDIANVSHSISKGDFTSRADENGSMGDVSRSFNTMIDKLKKILTEASQITRQVMDASRGIEDKNQNLKIVMAQVASSSNELALGANEISTDIAEMTESIKDIENKVSNYTNSTKEMNKRSIHTLELVEQGRQSVDTQAEGMRKNIQATQKVADTIEALSHNARGITMITKTITEIAEQTNLLSLNASIEAARAGEHGRGFAVVAQEVRKLAEESTASTKEVFGLVRSIETDIKQAIDNIAINEEVVQVQNEMITQSAHIFAQIVQSVQYITEQISSFSAESDLMLESALKISSAIENISAITQQTAAGTEEVSAAMNEQINALQSVAEETEKMTTAVFNLQKTIHIFKF from the coding sequence ATGAACTGGATGCATAAACTTCCGTTAAAACAAAGAATTGTTGCCGGATGTTACCTAGTTGCCGCACTATTTGCCATTCCTGTTTTAGTTACTTTTTTGATCTTAGGCAACATTATTTTGGGTATTGTTCTAGTAGCTGTACTTGCAGCCTTAACTTTACCTGTTGCCCGCTTCATCGAGAGAACGCTTACATCTTCATTTGATGACATCGCGAATGTATCTCATAGTATTTCAAAAGGGGATTTTACTAGTAGAGCCGATGAGAACGGGTCTATGGGGGACGTAAGTCGTTCCTTTAATACTATGATTGACAAACTCAAGAAGATTTTGACAGAAGCTTCGCAAATCACTCGCCAAGTTATGGATGCAAGCCGCGGAATTGAGGATAAGAATCAGAATTTGAAAATAGTCATGGCACAGGTAGCCTCTTCCTCTAACGAGCTAGCGCTTGGTGCAAATGAAATATCTACGGATATCGCTGAGATGACAGAATCTATTAAAGATATTGAGAATAAAGTATCCAATTACACGAACTCAACGAAAGAAATGAACAAACGTTCAATACATACGCTAGAACTAGTTGAACAAGGACGCCAATCCGTTGATACTCAAGCTGAAGGCATGCGTAAAAACATCCAAGCTACTCAAAAAGTAGCTGATACTATCGAGGCCCTTTCTCATAATGCTCGCGGAATTACGATGATCACCAAGACCATCACAGAGATCGCTGAGCAGACCAACCTCTTATCGCTTAATGCGTCCATCGAAGCAGCTCGTGCCGGTGAACATGGTCGAGGATTTGCTGTTGTCGCACAGGAGGTTCGTAAGCTCGCTGAGGAATCCACGGCTTCAACGAAGGAAGTCTTCGGCTTGGTTCGGAGCATCGAAACTGATATTAAACAAGCAATTGACAATATCGCTATCAACGAAGAAGTCGTACAGGTACAGAATGAAATGATCACTCAATCCGCTCATATCTTTGCGCAAATTGTGCAAAGTGTACAGTATATTACCGAGCAGATTTCTTCCTTCTCTGCAGAAAGTGATCTTATGTTGGAAAGTGCCTTGAAAATCTCAAGTGCAATAGAGAATATCTCTGCGATCACTCAGCAAACCGCTGCGGGCACAGAAGAAGTATCAGCCGCTATGAATGAACAGATTAATGCCCTGCAGTCCGTCGCAGAAGAAACCGAGAAAATGACAACGGCGGTATTTAATTTACAGAAGACAATCCATATCTTCAAATTTTAA
- a CDS encoding YafY family protein, whose translation MRADRLLSILLLLQKRGKMTSRELAQTLEVSERTVFRDMEALSASGIPILSERGREGGWMLTEGYRTSLTGMKPQEIGSLLLSADASIMKDLGIQDDFSSAVLKLEAASSHRTSTPANFLSQRIHIDGASWHPSDETYPFLSVLQGALWEDRKVKITYLRNDETKIRFIEPLGLVAKRGVWYVVARSEGELRTFRVSRLVNVEETQEWFNRPDDFDLKQYWEESTTAFKAALPKYPVKLRVKASVLKELQRERFVSILWIEPSSNNEWVNVNAEFNTIESACRIILSFSPSVIVLAPQELLEMVKSSIATISAIYEDFLT comes from the coding sequence ATGAGAGCTGACCGTTTGTTATCCATATTGCTTCTGTTGCAAAAGCGTGGAAAAATGACTTCTCGAGAACTAGCTCAAACACTCGAAGTGTCAGAAAGAACTGTGTTTAGAGATATGGAGGCATTGAGTGCATCAGGGATTCCTATTTTATCTGAACGAGGTCGTGAAGGAGGTTGGATGCTTACAGAAGGGTACCGGACCTCCCTAACGGGTATGAAGCCACAAGAGATTGGTTCGCTGCTTCTGTCCGCTGATGCATCAATAATGAAGGATCTGGGGATACAGGATGACTTCTCTTCAGCGGTTCTCAAACTGGAGGCTGCTTCCTCACATCGAACTAGTACCCCCGCAAATTTCTTAAGCCAGCGTATCCATATTGACGGTGCCAGTTGGCATCCTTCTGATGAGACTTATCCGTTCCTTTCTGTACTTCAGGGAGCTTTATGGGAGGACCGTAAAGTAAAAATCACTTATCTCAGAAATGACGAGACTAAGATCCGTTTCATTGAACCTCTTGGACTAGTCGCAAAACGTGGAGTATGGTATGTCGTAGCCAGAAGCGAGGGTGAGCTGCGAACCTTTCGTGTGTCCAGATTAGTTAACGTTGAGGAGACTCAAGAGTGGTTTAATAGACCTGACGATTTTGATTTAAAACAATACTGGGAAGAGTCCACTACTGCCTTTAAAGCAGCGCTGCCAAAGTATCCGGTAAAATTGAGGGTTAAAGCATCTGTCTTAAAAGAATTGCAGCGTGAAAGATTCGTCTCTATCCTTTGGATAGAACCATCTAGCAACAATGAGTGGGTGAACGTAAATGCCGAATTTAATACTATCGAATCTGCCTGCAGGATAATACTCTCCTTTAGCCCCTCAGTTATTGTTCTTGCTCCACAAGAGCTGTTAGAGATGGTAAAGTCTTCTATCGCAACAATTTCCGCTATATACGAGGATTTTTTGACATGA
- a CDS encoding SDR family NAD(P)-dependent oxidoreductase — MTLKGKVALVTGSSRGAGRGIALELARRGAFVYITGRTTDVSATEHIKGSINSVLREIKESGGAGAVIRCDHTKDQDTEAVIRQIAEEQGRLDILVNNVWGGNDLAIEQKPFWELPTAHWENMFDAGVRAQLITNYYAIPLMRKANTGGLIIHTTFWDQYKYLGNFYYDLSKNTLLRMAFGLSKELKDDGIAVIPLSPGWMRTEAVLEAMNTDEEHWQEVEELKMSESTTYIGRAVAALAADPDIMSMSGEPQLVGKLAEKYGFTDFDGRVIPAFTV; from the coding sequence ATGACATTGAAAGGGAAAGTCGCACTAGTTACTGGGAGCAGCAGAGGTGCTGGCAGAGGGATCGCTTTAGAGTTAGCAAGAAGAGGCGCTTTTGTCTATATTACTGGGAGAACCACAGATGTATCTGCCACTGAACATATTAAAGGGAGCATAAATAGCGTACTTAGGGAGATAAAAGAGAGTGGAGGAGCTGGTGCGGTAATACGATGTGACCATACGAAGGATCAGGATACAGAAGCAGTGATCCGTCAGATCGCTGAAGAGCAGGGGCGACTCGATATCCTAGTTAATAACGTATGGGGAGGCAATGATTTAGCTATCGAGCAGAAGCCTTTTTGGGAGCTACCTACAGCGCATTGGGAGAATATGTTTGATGCGGGTGTGAGAGCACAGTTGATCACAAATTATTACGCAATTCCCTTAATGCGCAAGGCAAATACTGGCGGACTAATTATTCATACAACCTTTTGGGATCAATATAAATATTTAGGTAACTTTTATTATGATCTTTCTAAAAACACACTTTTACGTATGGCCTTTGGTCTGTCGAAGGAGCTGAAGGATGACGGGATTGCTGTTATTCCACTTTCGCCTGGATGGATGAGAACAGAAGCGGTTCTAGAAGCGATGAATACAGATGAGGAGCATTGGCAAGAAGTCGAGGAGCTGAAAATGAGTGAATCGACGACATATATTGGTCGAGCTGTAGCTGCACTTGCCGCTGATCCGGATATTATGTCCATGTCCGGTGAGCCGCAGTTGGTTGGAAAGTTAGCTGAAAAGTATGGATTTACCGATTTTGATGGAAGGGTAATCCCTGCGTTCACAGTGTAG
- the serA gene encoding phosphoglycerate dehydrogenase, producing the protein MFKVLVSDPISDLGIQKLMDAEDVVVDKKTGLSEDELIAIIGEYDGLLVRSQTTVTDKIIEAGKNLKVIGRAGVGVDNIKLDAATKRGIVVINAPDGNTITTCEHAFAMMMALARHIPQAYAKTIGGTWDRKTFVGVELRGKTLGVLGMGRIGSEVAKRAKAFGMEILAFDPFLTAERAEKMEVKLASVDDVVRGADFITVHTPLTPETRHMISRPQFEVMKKGMRIINCARGGVIDEMALVEAIDSGIVAGAAFDVFEKEPPQADHPFLSHPKIIVTPHLGASTIEAQENVAIDVSEQVLHILRNEPFINAVNIPPVAPSVMNKLQPYFTLGEKLGSFVTQITAAAIREIHVEYAGDLSDVDTQPLTRYIVKGVLSRHFAEDVNIVNSMHLAKTRDVNVVVTKASKTKGFTNLITVTLKADRDQEYLVAGTLLQGYGERIVQVNKFPVDIAPEGHQIYVSHNDKVGIIGLVGTLLGENDVNIASMQVGRKIVGGAAIMLLTVDKAVPKQVLVKLAGIPEINTAEEIILL; encoded by the coding sequence ATGTTTAAAGTATTAGTATCGGATCCAATCAGTGATTTGGGCATTCAAAAATTGATGGACGCAGAAGATGTAGTTGTTGACAAAAAAACAGGCCTCAGCGAAGACGAACTCATTGCAATTATCGGTGAATACGATGGTTTACTTGTCCGCAGTCAAACTACCGTAACAGACAAAATCATCGAAGCAGGAAAAAACCTAAAAGTAATTGGTCGTGCAGGTGTTGGTGTAGATAATATCAAACTGGATGCTGCAACAAAGCGTGGTATTGTTGTAATCAATGCTCCGGATGGAAATACGATTACGACTTGTGAGCATGCTTTCGCAATGATGATGGCACTGGCCCGTCACATTCCACAAGCTTATGCAAAAACAATCGGTGGAACCTGGGATAGAAAAACATTCGTAGGTGTAGAGCTTCGTGGCAAAACTTTAGGTGTACTGGGAATGGGCAGAATCGGTAGCGAAGTGGCTAAACGTGCCAAAGCTTTCGGTATGGAAATTCTTGCTTTTGATCCTTTCCTAACAGCTGAACGTGCTGAAAAGATGGAAGTTAAATTGGCTTCCGTAGACGATGTTGTTCGCGGAGCAGACTTCATTACTGTGCACACTCCACTTACTCCGGAAACACGCCATATGATTTCTCGCCCGCAATTCGAGGTGATGAAAAAGGGAATGCGCATCATCAACTGTGCCCGTGGTGGTGTAATTGATGAAATGGCATTAGTAGAAGCTATAGATAGCGGTATTGTTGCTGGCGCTGCATTCGACGTATTCGAGAAAGAGCCGCCTCAAGCAGATCATCCTTTCCTGTCTCATCCAAAAATCATCGTGACTCCTCACCTTGGTGCTTCTACAATTGAAGCTCAAGAGAATGTGGCGATCGATGTTTCGGAGCAAGTGCTGCATATTCTGCGTAATGAACCGTTCATTAACGCGGTCAACATTCCTCCAGTGGCTCCAAGTGTAATGAATAAGCTTCAACCTTACTTCACACTTGGAGAAAAGCTGGGCAGCTTTGTTACCCAAATTACGGCTGCAGCTATCCGTGAGATCCATGTTGAGTATGCTGGGGATCTTTCAGATGTCGATACCCAGCCATTAACTCGCTACATCGTAAAGGGTGTGCTCTCCCGCCACTTTGCGGAGGATGTTAATATCGTAAACTCCATGCATTTGGCGAAGACACGTGACGTGAATGTAGTAGTAACTAAAGCTTCCAAAACTAAGGGCTTTACCAACCTGATTACTGTTACACTAAAAGCCGATCGTGACCAAGAGTATCTTGTTGCTGGCACACTGCTACAAGGATATGGAGAACGGATTGTTCAAGTGAATAAGTTCCCAGTTGATATTGCTCCTGAAGGTCATCAAATCTACGTATCCCATAACGACAAGGTAGGGATAATCGGACTTGTAGGTACACTTCTGGGCGAGAACGATGTCAATATCGCTTCCATGCAAGTGGGACGTAAAATTGTTGGGGGCGCTGCAATTATGCTGCTGACCGTTGACAAAGCTGTTCCTAAGCAAGTTCTTGTGAAGCTTGCTGGTATACCAGAGATTAACACTGCTGAAGAAATCATCCTACTTTAG
- a CDS encoding CPBP family intramembrane glutamic endopeptidase, with amino-acid sequence MKKFKFGEIKIKKVEPGQLTDRLLLLNLYITQGLTLIIGLIWILFQKRNPFQLLIFPESVHFVAWGLGLAAVMLVVDYLLTHIVPEESMDDGGINDLLFRNRPIWHIVVIAAMVSICEELLFRGAIQHSIGPYWTSILFALIHVRYLRHFVPTGWVFLSSYGLGYIYIHSGSLWAPILCHFFIDLFSGLVIRYRRES; translated from the coding sequence ATGAAAAAATTCAAATTTGGCGAGATTAAGATAAAAAAAGTAGAACCAGGCCAGTTAACAGACCGTCTTCTGCTCCTCAATCTCTACATTACTCAGGGGCTTACATTAATTATCGGTTTGATATGGATATTATTTCAGAAAAGAAACCCTTTTCAGCTATTAATTTTTCCAGAAAGCGTACATTTTGTGGCATGGGGCCTTGGACTGGCCGCTGTAATGCTGGTAGTAGATTATTTACTGACTCATATTGTACCTGAAGAAAGTATGGATGACGGGGGAATAAACGACCTTTTATTTCGAAATCGGCCCATATGGCATATTGTTGTAATTGCTGCAATGGTATCGATTTGTGAAGAGCTTCTGTTCAGAGGAGCTATTCAACATTCCATTGGCCCTTATTGGACGAGTATTTTATTTGCTCTTATTCATGTTCGTTATTTACGTCATTTCGTCCCTACCGGATGGGTATTCTTAAGCAGCTATGGTCTTGGATATATATACATTCATTCAGGAAGCCTTTGGGCACCTATACT